In Salisediminibacterium beveridgei, one DNA window encodes the following:
- the glnA gene encoding type I glutamate--ammonia ligase — translation MSKFTKDDIFKMAKEENVRFIRLQFTDLLGIIKNVEIPIDQLGKALDNLMMFDGSSIEGFVRIEESDMYLYPDLDTWVIFPWTPEKGKVARLICDIYSPDGTPFEGDPRGVLKKVLKQANDLGYSDFNIGPEPEFFLFKNDENGEPTLELNDKGGYFDLAPTDLGENCRRDIVLELEDMGFEIEASHHEVAPGQHEIDFKYADAVTTCDNIQTFKLVVKTIARKHGLHATFMPKPLFGVNGSGMHANMSLFTKGGVNAFFDESTDTQLSETAMQFLAGILKHAPAFTAITNPTVNSYKRLVPGYEAPCYVAWSMRNRSPLVRIPSSRGLSTRIEVRSPDPTANPYLAMAAMLASGLDGVKNKMTPPAATDRNIYAMDENERAVEGIDALPATLKDAIEALKKDQTIMKSLGAHSLEHFIESKEIEWDMFRTQVHPWEREQYIQMY, via the coding sequence ATGAGTAAGTTCACAAAAGACGACATTTTTAAAATGGCAAAAGAAGAAAACGTAAGATTTATTCGATTACAGTTTACCGATTTGTTGGGGATTATTAAAAACGTGGAAATCCCGATTGACCAACTCGGTAAAGCACTGGATAATCTGATGATGTTTGACGGTTCATCAATTGAAGGGTTTGTCCGTATCGAAGAATCCGATATGTATCTGTATCCGGATCTTGATACATGGGTGATTTTCCCTTGGACGCCAGAAAAAGGTAAAGTAGCGCGTTTAATCTGTGACATCTACAGTCCAGATGGTACACCTTTCGAAGGTGATCCACGAGGGGTATTGAAAAAAGTACTTAAACAGGCAAATGATCTTGGCTATTCAGACTTCAATATTGGACCTGAGCCGGAATTCTTCTTATTCAAAAATGACGAAAATGGCGAACCGACATTGGAATTGAACGATAAAGGTGGCTATTTTGACCTTGCTCCAACAGACTTGGGTGAAAATTGCCGGCGTGATATCGTACTTGAACTTGAAGATATGGGATTCGAAATTGAAGCATCCCACCACGAAGTGGCTCCAGGTCAGCACGAAATAGATTTCAAATATGCGGATGCAGTTACGACTTGTGATAATATCCAGACGTTTAAGCTGGTTGTCAAAACCATTGCCAGAAAACACGGACTTCACGCGACTTTCATGCCAAAACCATTATTCGGTGTGAACGGAAGCGGGATGCATGCGAATATGTCTCTATTTACTAAAGGTGGAGTCAATGCTTTCTTCGATGAATCAACAGATACTCAGCTCAGTGAAACGGCTATGCAGTTCTTGGCGGGGATCTTGAAACACGCTCCAGCCTTCACCGCCATCACGAATCCAACGGTTAACTCATACAAGCGCCTTGTGCCGGGATATGAAGCACCATGCTACGTAGCGTGGTCCATGCGTAACCGTTCACCACTTGTTCGTATTCCGTCTTCACGTGGTCTGAGTACGCGTATTGAAGTCCGAAGCCCGGACCCAACAGCAAATCCGTACCTTGCTATGGCAGCGATGCTGGCATCAGGTCTTGACGGTGTGAAGAATAAGATGACACCACCTGCAGCAACAGATCGAAATATCTATGCAATGGATGAAAACGAAAGAGCTGTTGAAGGCATCGATGCGTTGCCGGCAACATTAAAAGACGCTATTGAAGCGTTAAAGAAAGACCAGACGATCATGAAATCCCTTGGTGCACATTCGCTTGAGCACTTCATTGAGTCCAAGGAAATCGAATGGGATATGTTCCGTACGCAGGTTCACCCGTGGGAGCGCGAGCAGTATATCCAGATGTATTAA